Below is a genomic region from Longimicrobium sp..
GAATCATCACCGCAACCGTCTATGAGCTCGACAGCATTGATACCCTTATCCTGGATGGGATCGACCTGAGACGAATTTTTCCGCCCTATTCTCATCAGGTCAGTCCTCTTCCTCCGTTGCATCCCCTGCCGGGGAGCATTCACGGTGCGCTTCCCGCGGACATGCAGAGCCGGGGGCCCATGCTCGATCGCGGAGGAGACTCCGAGAGACGGGCTCTCCCGGCGGGTGCACATCCCGACGCGGTGCGGTGGGCCAGCCTCAACCCTTATCTCAGTCCCTCCCCCAATACGCGGTTTTCGATCCAGCGGTGCATCGGATTTGGAAGCCACTGGACTAGTTTGGCTCGCTGGATCCAGTATGTTCTGCCCCGGGTGCCACATGGCAACGTCCAGAGTATTTCGGCGCCGCCATTGCCGTCCCGAGCGCATTGACGGAATGGGAACAGGGAGTTGTCGAAGGAGTCGTGCATGTCCGAATCCACTGCATCGACCCGGGTTTCGTCGGCCTGCGGGCGGGAGCACTCCCCGCTCACCTCGCCGATGCTCGACGATCCTCGGCCGTTCTTCGCGCGCGCCCGCCGTGAGGAGCCCGTCTTCTGGAGCGAGTCGCTCGGCCTCTGGGTGGTGACCCGCTACGACGACGTCTGCGCCGTCGCGCGGGACGCAGCGCGGTTCTCGTCCGTCGATTCGATCACGCCCAGGCCCAGCACCGATCCTCCCCCGCCGGAGCTGCTCGCCGAGCTGGTCAAGGGCTTTCCGATGCTCCCGAGCCTGGTGACCAGCGATCCGCCCGCGCACACCCAGGCGCGGGCCCTCGTCACCCGCGCCCTCTCGCTCCGCCGGCTGGCCGCGTTCGAGCCGGTCCTCCGCGAGATCGCGGAAGGGCTGGTGGAGACGTTCGCCGCGCACGGCCGGGTGGAGCTGGTGGAGGCGTTCGCCATCGCCCTGCCGGGGAACTTCATCATCGACCTGCTCGGCCTGCCGAAGGAGGACCTCGCGCAGGTCAACCACTGGCAGACCGACAGCACCGAGATCTTCGCCATGCAGAAGCCGCTCGCGCAGCTCGTCGAGCACGCGCGCGGCTTCGTCGCGTTCCAGCACTACCTCGCTGCGGCCATCGAGGAGCGGCGCGCGAGGCCCCGCGACGACGCCCTCACCGACATCGTCGCCGGCGCGGACGCGCTCGACCGGCCGTTCGAGATGCCCGAGCTCATCAACATGCTCCTCCAGGTGATCTTCGCCGGCTACGAGACGGCGGCCGGCCTCATCGCCGCCGGCGCCTACCAGCTCGCGCTCGATCCGGAGCTCTTTTCCGCGGCGCGGAACGACCCGGCGGTCATCCCGCCGCTCGTCGAAGAGGTGCTCCGCACGGCCTCGCCGATCCACGCCATGTACCGCACCGCGAACGAGGACGTGCAGCTCGGCGGCGTGCGGATCCGGAAGGGCGACCGCCTGCAGATCGCGTACATCTCGGCCAACCACGACGAGCGCCGCTTCGAGGACCCGCACCGCTTCGACATCCACCGCACCACGCCGCACCTCGCGTTCGGGCACGGGATCCACTACTGCATCGGCGCCCCGCTCGCGCGGCTGGAGGGCCGCATCGCGCTGGAGGTGCTGACGCAGCGCCTGCCGAACCTGCGCCTGGTGCCGGACCAGAAGCTCTCCTGGTTCCCCAGCGCCACCGCCCGGCGCCTCGAATCTCTCGAGCTCGCGTGGGACCTCGGACCCGCAAATCGGCGCGCCTGATAGCAGATCCCCAAAAAGACCTGGCACGCAGGGCAGCAGAGGCAGCGGAGGTGAGTTCTCTGCTGCCTCTGCTGCTCTGCGTGAGACCTGTTGTTTTTTCAGGCTGCAGGGATGCGGGCTGTATATGCTTTGGACCAATGACAAGCTTGCGCGCCGGCCCCGGACTCCTGACCCTTGTGTCGTCAGGCCGCGACCCGAATTGCGCTCAGCCAGCGTCCTCGGCGACCCGGTCCTCGTTCTCGGTCGGGCGCCGCCAGTGCCCCATCCGCGGAGGTGGCTATGAAGACCCATCGAACCCTCGTGGCCCTTACGATGGCGAATCTCGTGCTGCTCCTTTTCAATCTCGCAGAACGAGTACGCCCGGCCATGGCGCAGGACGAGCTGCCCGTGCTTCGCGGGCGTGGGCTCGAGATCGTCGACGCACGTGGCCGCGTGCGGGCCAGCATCAGCGTTCTGCCACCCAGTGCATCGGAGGCGGGACGTGGATCGTCGGAAACCGTGCTCCTTCGCCTGATCACCGAGCGCGGCCGCCCGTCGGTCAAGATCGGCGCCTCCGAGATCCAGTCGGGGCTCAGCTTTGCCGGACCCACGGGGACGCGAGAGACCTACGTGATCCTCGAGGCCCGGGGTACGAGCCCTTCGATGAAGCTGCACGCCGAAGACGGCCACGAGCAGATCTTGAGGCCGTGAAGGCCGTGCGCGCTCGTCTCGCGTGATCGGCCCGACGAGCCGTTGCAGCTGATGAGGCGGCGTGCGTCGTGGGGTGCGCGGTTCCCCGTGCCGGCCGGCGTCGCGGAGGATCCCGTGCGCTCTCCGACCTTTCGATTTCTCGCGTGGCTCGCCCCGCGGAGTGGGGGTGCGCGCCGGCGGAGCGGGGCGCGGCCAGCCGCCTGACAAACGGCTGCAGGGGATGCGGGGTCGTCCATGATTTCGCGGACAAGGCCCATGAGCGGCCCCGCACCCCCGAGGCACATTCCCCTGGGCTGCCTGCGAGCGCTTCCACATTGGTGGCATGCCGTTGCGAAATCGTCACCTTTCTCCGAGGGCTGACCCATGCAGACAGCAGCTACGTGCGAGTCCATCGAGCGGCTCAGGGAGGCAAACGACAGCCTCAAGGTTGTTGTCAACAGCCTCCGGCAGGCGAATAGTCTGCCCGAAGGGATAAACACTGCGATTGTCGCGGTGGGAGCAGTCATGGCAATGGTTGGCGGGCTATGGCTCGTGCATGCCCACCTTCGCAGTCGATCCTTTGAAGCAAACTCGCTGAAGGCATTGGGACTGATACTTTTCCTCCCGACCCTGTTGATGATTTCCGTTCTGAACGACAGGCTCCAATCGGAGGCGCTTGCGGCACTCCTGGGCACGGTCGCTGGCTATGTTCTGTCACAGGCCCGGCCCAGGAATGATCTTGAGCCGCGATCCAGGGATGATTCTGCACCACCATCGAAGCCGGAAGCCGGCGTGTGAACCTGCGATGGGTTGGTCGTTCCCGGAGAACCATGGAGTGGCGAGTGCGGGACCGTCCATGATTTCGCGGGCAAGGCCATGAGCGGCCCCGCGCCCCTGACCTCCTGGCCAGGGAAAAGAAAGGAGGTGATGAAGGATGAAATGAAGAACGAGGAATGACAGAAGTCGAAAGTCATGCCGGATCCCTCATTTCGCATCAGTAACAACGTAAGGAGACGACAATGGCCACGCTGGAACTGAAGACGCTGCGTTGTATCCGCAAGCAGGACGTCACGGGCAAGGACGAACCGCGCATCAAGGTGGACGGCGTTCCGGTCTGGAACGGGGTCGTGGCGAAGGACGGTTCGGTCGAAATCGGCGTGACCGTCCCGTTCGAGGACCAGGTCCCCGTGATCGCGGAGGAGATGAACAACACCAAGCCCAAGCAGATCGGGGCCGCCGTCATCGTGCGCGAGAGCGGGAACCCGAAGTTCATGACCTTCAAGACGTCGGGCGCCTGGTACGAGGTCGACTTCGAGGTGACGGAGCCTTGAAGGTGCCAGACACCGGGCATGCAGCGGACGTCGGCATATCCCCACGAACGGTCGGCAACCCGGGCTGAGTTCCGCGCAGGGATTGGGTACCCAGCCCGGCCGCGTCACTGATGTCGGCCGCCAGGCCGCTCGGCGAATCGTCGGCAGCCGCAGGGAGATCCCTCCTGCGGCTGCCGTGTGTCGAGCGCGGGATCCGCAGTTCCAAGGAGCGACGCCAGAGCTCCCTGACCGGATCCATGATCGGGCGCGGGACCCTGGCTTCCAGCCGCTGACGGGCCTTCGTTATCCTATCCGCGTCCGCGACCGGCGCGTATTTTCCGGCCTCGCCGGTCGTGAGAAGCCGATGTGCCGTCAGCCTCCACGCTCGATGTGACATGCTGAGAATCTCGTACCTTGCTGCTCTGTTGATCGTCGTGTGCTCGGGCTCCCTTCGCGCTCAGGCTCCAGCCTGGAAGTGGACATCGACCGCCACGACACCGTGGGACCTGTCTCCCCCGAGCGCGGCAGCCGCCCCATCCCGGCCGGCTCGGATCGGCTGAGCCAGGCCTGAAAACTTCTTTCGGCCGATACCGCTGATTTTCGCGCAGCCGCTGTTCCCGACGACGATGATCCGGATCTGAGGAAGGAGCCAAGATGCCGAAGGAGCTCCCCGGAGCGGTGCCCGAGATTCCCGTGAGCGACATGGAAGCCGCTCTCGCGTACTACAAGGACTGCCTGGGCTTCAGCGTCGACTGGGGCGGCAAGGATGGCGGCATAGCGGGTGTCTCCCGGGGGCAATGCCGGATCTTCCTCACTGACCATCCTTTCCGAGCGCAGCATGGAAATTCGTCCCCTGTCGTCACGTGGCTGAACCTCGACAGCAAAGCCGCGGTCGACGCACAGCACGAAGAGTGGAAGGTGAGCGGCGCCACGATCATGTCCCCACCAGAGTCGAAGCCGTGGATGCTCCACGAGTTCACCGCCGTCGACCTGGATGGCAACGTGTTCCGGGTCTTCTACGACTTCTCGAGAGACAGCGACGCCTGACCCTCCCATCGAGCGGACAGACCCGGGGGAGGGGGGCAGGGAGGTCTGAGTGAGTGAGAGTCTACCGCGACTTGAGGTCAGACGCCGATCGGGGAGCGAGCCGTTCACCTGCGGTGGCGCGCCGACCGACTTCAACCTGCTCGGTTTCTGGCAGTGGGCGAGCTCGGATCTCGCGAGCAATGTCCTGCGCGGCGTACTCGCTGAATATCTCGTGGCCCAGGCCCTTGGTGTGGCCTCCGGTCTCCGTGACCCGTGGCAGGCATACGACCTCGTAAGCCCCGGCGGGCTCACGATCGAGGTCAAGTCGGCGGCCTACCTCCAGAGCTGGTGGCAGCGCTCGCACTCGGCCATCAACTTCACCGTCCGGGAGACGCGCGCCTGGAGCGCGGAGACGAACGCGCTGGCATCCACGGCACAACGGCAGGCTGCGCTCTACGTTTTCGCCCTTCTCGGCCATCTCGACAAGCCGACGCTCAACCCACTCGACCTCGACCAATGGGAGTTCTACCTGGTCCCGTCGCGGACACTCACCGAGCAGGTCGGAGCGGCGAAGCAGTTGAGCCTCAAGCGCCTCCTCGCACTGGGTCCGGACAAGGCAGGATTTAGCGAGTTGGGCGCCGCGATCCGGCGGTTCGAACGCGAGTTGCTGCCCGCGCCCACCTGACAACCGGCTGCAGCCTGACCACGCGCCGAAGGTGACGTGCAGCCACGCATCTGCGCGCGCCTTGCTGTTCATCGTCAGGCGCTCCTCCTGCGGAGGCGACCATGCAAAGCCTCTCCGACAGCCTCTTTCGCACCTCCGAGCTCATCCGCTACGTGGCGCTCTACCAGCACGGGCAGCTCCACCTCGCGGAGCGTCCCGGCCTCCGCGCGCCGAGCGCCTCGGAGTCCGACCGCTACGAAGAGCTCATCGTGAACCCGGCCGTGCTGGTGCTGACGCGGCAGCGAGGCGAGATCGACTGCGGCGGCCTGGAGTACGTGCTGATCCGGTACGGCAGCTTCTTCCAGCTGGTGCACGCGATCCCCGGCGGCCACCTTTCGGTGGCGTTCGAGCCGGAGGCCAACCCGCTGACGCTGCTGGACGGTGTACGGAGAATCGCCGCGGAGCATGGTCTACGACTCGGCGGCTCGGAAGATCGCGCCCCACCATCGAAGTAGCCGCGAGCGAAGCGAGCCCCCGTCCCTCCCCCAGGCTGTTTTGGGGGAGGGACAGGCGCGAAGCGCCAGGGAGAGGGCATCGGCGGCGCGGGCCGCTGGAGATCGCGCCGAGACGCGTCTCCTTACCGCCCCCGCGCCTCCCAGTCGATCAGCGGCGCGTCGAGGATCGCGCTCTGCACGGCGTCGGCGACGGCGCGGCGGAGCGCGGTGTGCTTCTGGTTGTCGCTCGTGGGGTTCACGCGGTTGGTGAGGATGACCACGAACAGCCCGCGCTCGGGATCGATCCAGATGGACGTGCCCGTGTAGCCGGTGTGCCCGAAGCTGCGCGGGCCGAAGTAGCGCCCGGCCGACGAGTTGTTCGACGGCGTGTCCCACCCCAGCGCGCGGCTGCTGCGCGGGAACTCGGGCGACGTCCACCGCGCCACCGTGGCGGGGCGGAGGATGCGCGCGCCGCCGTACTCGCCGCCGTTCAGCAGCATCTGCGCGAACACGGCCATGTCGCGCGCGCTGCTGAACAGCCCCGCGTGCCCCGCCACGCCGCCCATCGCCCACGCGTTGGGGTCGTGCACCTCGCCCCAGATGTGCCCGCGCGCCGAGTCCACCTCCGTCATCGCGATGCGCGGCCGCAGCGACGGGTCGGGGCGGAAGCGCGAGTCGCGCATCCCCAGCGGCTGGAAGATGCGCTCGGCGGCGAAGCGGTCCAGCGGCTCGCCGGTGATGCGCTCGACCACCAGCCCCGCCAGCACCAGGTCCCAGTCGCTGTAGATGGTCTGCGTGCCGGGCGCGTACCGGAGCGGCCGCGCGGAGATCTGCTCGAGGTACTGCTCGCGCCCGCGGAACTGGCGGTGCAGCGGCGCGAACGCCTCGAAGCCGCCACGGTGCGTCAGGATCTGGCGCACGGTGATGTGCTGCTTGGCCGTGTCCGCCAGCCCGGGGAGATACCAGCTCACGCGCTGGTCCAGGTCCAGCCGCCCCTCCTGCTCCAGGATCGCCGCCGCCGTCGTGGTGGCGACGACCTTGGTGACGGACGCCATGTCGAAGAGCGTGCTGTCCGTCACCGGCGGCGAGCCGGGCGCCCAGTCGATGGCGCCGTAGCCGCGCAGGTGCAGCAACCGCCCCCATCGCCCCACGGCGATGGCGATCCCGCTGGCCGCGTGGTCGGCGATCGCCGCGTTCGCCAGCGAATCCAGCCGCGCTGGCAGCCCCGCCTCCATCCCCACCTCCCCAGGCGCCGCGCCCACGAGCGTGCCCACGGGCGCCATCCGCGCGGGCGCAGGGGGAGCGGGCGGCAGAACGGGCACAGGCGCGACGGCCGGCCGCGGCGTACACGCGGCGAGCGCGGAGATGGAGATGACGAGCAGTGGGAAATGTCTCACGATTCAGTTGGATGCTGGTGCGTTCGCCCGCCGGGTGGGCCCTCTCCCTGGCGCTTCGCGCCTGTCCCTCCCCCAAAACCAACTGGGGGAGGGACCTGGGCTCGCTTCGCTCGCGGCTGGTTCGATCGCACGCCGAAGCCCGTCGCGCCACCGAAATATCGCTCGTCCGATAGTCGTCCGCGAAAGGCGCACCTAGCGTGGTTGTTGCCGCGATCGTGCGCCGACAACACGCGACTCCTGCGAGATCACACATTCCGCAGCACGCGGCACGGGTTCCCCGCGGCGACGACGTTCGGCGGCAGGTCGCGCGTCACCACGCTGCCCGCGCCGACCACCGTGTTCGCGCCGATGGTGACACCGGGAAGCAGGATCGAACCGCCGCCGATCCACACGTTGTCACCGACGGTGACGGGCCGCGCCCACTCCACGCCCGCGCGGCGCAGCTCCGGCTCGACGGGATGGCCGGCCGTGTAGATCTGCACCGCCGGCCCGATCTGCACGTCCGCGCCGAGGGTGACGAGGTTGCAGTCCAGGAACACGCAGTCGTAGTTGACGAAGGTGTTCCGCCCCATCCGCACGTTGTAGCCGTAGTCGCAGCGGAACGACGGCATCACCATGCACCCCTCGCCCAGCCCGCCGAACAGCTCGCGCAGCACCGCCGCGCCCGCCGCGGCATCCTCGCCCGCGACGGCGTTGAAGCGCGTCACCAGCCGCAGCGCCCGCCCCCGCTCGGCGACGAGCTCGGGGTCCGTCGCGCGGTACGGCTCGCCCGCGAGCATCTTCTCCTTCTCCGTCATCCCCTCACCCGCCCTCAGA
It encodes:
- a CDS encoding sugar O-acetyltransferase — encoded protein: MTEKEKMLAGEPYRATDPELVAERGRALRLVTRFNAVAGEDAAAGAAVLRELFGGLGEGCMVMPSFRCDYGYNVRMGRNTFVNYDCVFLDCNLVTLGADVQIGPAVQIYTAGHPVEPELRRAGVEWARPVTVGDNVWIGGGSILLPGVTIGANTVVGAGSVVTRDLPPNVVAAGNPCRVLRNV
- a CDS encoding serine hydrolase, which encodes MGTLVGAAPGEVGMEAGLPARLDSLANAAIADHAASGIAIAVGRWGRLLHLRGYGAIDWAPGSPPVTDSTLFDMASVTKVVATTTAAAILEQEGRLDLDQRVSWYLPGLADTAKQHITVRQILTHRGGFEAFAPLHRQFRGREQYLEQISARPLRYAPGTQTIYSDWDLVLAGLVVERITGEPLDRFAAERIFQPLGMRDSRFRPDPSLRPRIAMTEVDSARGHIWGEVHDPNAWAMGGVAGHAGLFSSARDMAVFAQMLLNGGEYGGARILRPATVARWTSPEFPRSSRALGWDTPSNNSSAGRYFGPRSFGHTGYTGTSIWIDPERGLFVVILTNRVNPTSDNQKHTALRRAVADAVQSAILDAPLIDWEARGR
- a CDS encoding cytochrome P450; this translates as MLDDPRPFFARARREEPVFWSESLGLWVVTRYDDVCAVARDAARFSSVDSITPRPSTDPPPPELLAELVKGFPMLPSLVTSDPPAHTQARALVTRALSLRRLAAFEPVLREIAEGLVETFAAHGRVELVEAFAIALPGNFIIDLLGLPKEDLAQVNHWQTDSTEIFAMQKPLAQLVEHARGFVAFQHYLAAAIEERRARPRDDALTDIVAGADALDRPFEMPELINMLLQVIFAGYETAAGLIAAGAYQLALDPELFSAARNDPAVIPPLVEEVLRTASPIHAMYRTANEDVQLGGVRIRKGDRLQIAYISANHDERRFEDPHRFDIHRTTPHLAFGHGIHYCIGAPLARLEGRIALEVLTQRLPNLRLVPDQKLSWFPSATARRLESLELAWDLGPANRRA
- a CDS encoding VOC family protein; protein product: MPKELPGAVPEIPVSDMEAALAYYKDCLGFSVDWGGKDGGIAGVSRGQCRIFLTDHPFRAQHGNSSPVVTWLNLDSKAAVDAQHEEWKVSGATIMSPPESKPWMLHEFTAVDLDGNVFRVFYDFSRDSDA